One genomic window of Mesoplodon densirostris isolate mMesDen1 chromosome 14, mMesDen1 primary haplotype, whole genome shotgun sequence includes the following:
- the KHK gene encoding ketohexokinase isoform X1, with protein sequence MEEKQILCVGLVVLDIISVMDKYPEEDTDSRCLSQRWQRGGNASNSCTVLSLLGAPCAFMGSLAPGHAADFVLDDLRRYSVDLRYTVFQTTGSIPISTVISSEASGSRTILHAHRNLPDVSAKDFEKVDLSRFKWIHIEGRNASEQVKMLQRIEQHNARQPPEQKIQVSVEVEKPREELYQLLGYGDVVFVSKDVARHLGFHSAEEALRGMYGRVRKGATLVCAWAEEGADALGPDGRLLHSDAFPPPQVVDTLGAGDTFNASVIFSLSQGKSMQEALSFGCQVAGKKCGLQGFDGIV encoded by the exons GTGCTTGTCCCAGAGATGGCAGCGTGGAGGCAACGCATCCAACTCCTGCACTGTCCTCTCCCTGCTTGGAGCCCCCTGTGCCTTCATGGGCTCGCTGGCCCCGGGCCACGCTGCCGA TTTTGTCCTGGACGACCTTCGCCGCTATTCCGTGGACCTACGCTACACGGTCTTTCAGACCACGGGCTCCATCCCCATTTCCACAGTCATCAGCAGCGAGGCCAGTGGTAGCCGCACCATCCTACATGCCCACAG GAACCTACCAGATGTGTCTGCTAAAGACTTTGAGAAGGTTGACCTGAGCCGGTTCAAGTGGATCCACATTGAG GGCCGGAATGCATCGGAGCAGGTGAAGATGCTGCAGCGGATAGAACAGCACAACGCCAGGCAGCCTCCGGAGCAGAAGATCCAGGTGTCTGTGGAGGTGGAGAAGCCGCGAGAGGAGCTGTACCAGCTGTTAGGCTACGGAGACGTG GTGTTTGTCAGCAAAGATGTGGCCAGGCACCTTGGGTTCCACTCAGCGGAGGAGGCCCTGAGGGGCATGTACGGTCGCGTGAGGAAGGG GGCTACGCTGGTCTGTGCCTGGGCTGAGGAGGGTGCCGATGCCCTGGGCCCTGATGGACGGCTGCTCCACTCCGACGCTTTCCCACCGCCCCAGGTGGTGGACACTCTGGGGGCCGGAGACACCTTCAACGCGTCCGTCATCTTCAGCCTGTCCCAGG gGAAGAGCATGCAGGAGGCACTGAGCTTTGGCTGCCAGGTGGCGGGCAAGAAGTGTGGTCTGCAGGGCTTCGATGGCATCGTGTGA
- the KHK gene encoding ketohexokinase isoform X2: MEEKQILCVGLVVLDIISVMDKYPEEDTDSRCLSQRWQRGGNASNSCTVLSLLGAPCAFMGSLAPGHAADFVLDDLRRYSVDLRYTVFQTTGSIPISTVISSEASGSRTILHAHSFLVADFRQRGVDVSQVAWQSSGEAPCSCCIVNSSNGSRTIVLYDTNLPDVSAKDFEKVDLSRFKWIHIEGRNASEQVKMLQRIEQHNARQPPEQKIQVSVEVEKPREELYQLLGYGDVVFVSKDVARHLGFHSAEEALRGMYGRVRKGATLVCAWAEEGADALGPDGRLLHSDAFPPPQVVDTLGAGDTFNASVIFSLSQGKSMQEALSFGCQVAGKKCGLQGFDGIV; encoded by the exons GTGCTTGTCCCAGAGATGGCAGCGTGGAGGCAACGCATCCAACTCCTGCACTGTCCTCTCCCTGCTTGGAGCCCCCTGTGCCTTCATGGGCTCGCTGGCCCCGGGCCACGCTGCCGA TTTTGTCCTGGACGACCTTCGCCGCTATTCCGTGGACCTACGCTACACGGTCTTTCAGACCACGGGCTCCATCCCCATTTCCACAGTCATCAGCAGCGAGGCCAGTGGTAGCCGCACCATCCTACATGCCCACAG CTTCCTGGTGGCTGACTTCAGGCAGCGGGGCGTGGACGTGTCTCAGGTGGCCTGGCAGAGCAGCGGGGAAGCCCCGTGCTCTTGCTGCATCGTCAACAGCTCCAATGGCTCCCGTACCATTGTGCTCTACGACAC GAACCTACCAGATGTGTCTGCTAAAGACTTTGAGAAGGTTGACCTGAGCCGGTTCAAGTGGATCCACATTGAG GGCCGGAATGCATCGGAGCAGGTGAAGATGCTGCAGCGGATAGAACAGCACAACGCCAGGCAGCCTCCGGAGCAGAAGATCCAGGTGTCTGTGGAGGTGGAGAAGCCGCGAGAGGAGCTGTACCAGCTGTTAGGCTACGGAGACGTG GTGTTTGTCAGCAAAGATGTGGCCAGGCACCTTGGGTTCCACTCAGCGGAGGAGGCCCTGAGGGGCATGTACGGTCGCGTGAGGAAGGG GGCTACGCTGGTCTGTGCCTGGGCTGAGGAGGGTGCCGATGCCCTGGGCCCTGATGGACGGCTGCTCCACTCCGACGCTTTCCCACCGCCCCAGGTGGTGGACACTCTGGGGGCCGGAGACACCTTCAACGCGTCCGTCATCTTCAGCCTGTCCCAGG gGAAGAGCATGCAGGAGGCACTGAGCTTTGGCTGCCAGGTGGCGGGCAAGAAGTGTGGTCTGCAGGGCTTCGATGGCATCGTGTGA
- the CGREF1 gene encoding cell growth regulator with EF hand domain protein 1 encodes MLPATMRMLVLLLLLPLSQAVPKHGTTRLDPEVQHPPLPNPFQPGQEQLQLLQSYLKGLERMEEEPEHMSREQVLLYLFALHDYDQSGQLDGLELLSMLTATLAPGASDSPTTNPVILVVDEVLETQDLNGDGLMTPAELVNFPGEAPRHTDLKEPPEPQDVGRQPLLAKSPSRQEAHEAPGPREEAGGQVEARRESLEPVQEAGGQAEAAREAPGPGGEVGGQVEARDTGEREEELPRETLESKKTPNELEVHAIQLENDEI; translated from the exons ATGTTACCTGCGACGATGAGAATGTtagtgctgctgctgctactgcccCTGAGTCAGGCTGTTCCCAAGCACGGCACCACAAG gctgGACCCTGAAGTGCAGCATCCACCTCTACCCAACCCCTTCCAGCCAGGCCAGGAGCAACTTCA ACTTCTTCAGAGCTACCTAAAGGGACTAGAGAGGATGGAAGAGGAGCCGGAGCACATGAGCCGGGAGCAGG TTCTCCTCTACCTCTTTGCTCTCCACGACTATGACCAGAGTGGACAGCTGGATGGCCTGGAGCTGTTGTCCATGTTGACAGCAACTCTGGCCCCTGGAGCTTCTGACTCTCCCACCACCAACCCG GTGATCCTGGTAGTGGATGAGGTGCTGGAGACCCAGGACCTGAATGGGGATGGGCTCATGACCCCTGCAGAGCTCGTCAACTTCCCCGGAGAGGCCCCGAGGCACACAGATCTCAAAGAGCCCCCAGAGCCACAGGATGTTGGGAGGCAGCCTCTGTTGGCTAAAAGCCCGTCAAGACAAGAAGCACATGAAGCCCCAGGTCCCAGAGAAGAAGCTGGGGGACAGGTGGAGGCCAGAAGGGAGTCCTTGGAACCTGTACAGGAGGCTGGGGGACAGGCAGAAGCTGCAAGAGAAGCCCCAGGCCCTGGAGGGGAGGTTGGGGGACAGGTAGAAGCCAGGGACactggagagagagaagaagagctTCCAAGGGAAACACTGGAGTCTAAGAAAACCCCAAATGAACTTGAGGTTCATGCTATTCAGCTGGAGAATGACGAGATATAA